A window of Tissierellales bacterium contains these coding sequences:
- a CDS encoding pitrilysin family protein, which translates to MKTKLIEKTNLDEKILFDRTNEGLQVYFIPKEGYVKRHAIFATNYGSNDNKFMPRGATELLEVPEGIAHFLEHKLFEEPEINIFDKFSKLGANVNAYTSSDQTAYLFSTTDNFYESLKLLINFVQNPYFTDENVEKEKGIIEQEIRMYEDSPQWKVYFNCLNGMYVDHPIKIDIAGTVDSIQGIDKDLLYKSYNTFYHPSNMVLIIVGDLSFDKIMEVVNNTEKENSIEGDNNIVRIYPDEPKFIREKYIEEKLVTSAPLFTIGFKDDNIGVKGEELIKKEILTNIMLEMLFGESTEFYQKLYGDGLIDESFGSYYTGSKNYGHTMMAGMSKDPEKVLDLLLTYIKKRKQKGLTEDAFQRIKNKNIGYFLMGLNSTDFIANSFIHFYMKDFMLLNYLDTMSKIEYNEIINRFQSHLTKDNYTLSVIKPME; encoded by the coding sequence TTGAAGACAAAATTAATTGAAAAAACTAATTTAGATGAGAAAATTTTATTTGATAGAACAAATGAAGGATTGCAAGTTTACTTCATACCTAAGGAAGGTTATGTTAAAAGGCATGCTATTTTTGCCACTAATTATGGTTCCAATGATAATAAATTTATGCCAAGGGGAGCAACAGAATTATTAGAGGTACCAGAGGGGATAGCACATTTTTTAGAACATAAACTTTTTGAAGAACCGGAAATCAATATTTTTGATAAGTTTTCTAAACTAGGGGCCAATGTAAATGCTTATACTAGTTCAGACCAAACGGCTTATTTATTTTCAACTACAGATAATTTTTATGAAAGTTTAAAATTACTTATAAATTTTGTACAAAATCCCTATTTTACTGATGAGAATGTGGAAAAGGAAAAAGGAATTATTGAACAGGAAATAAGGATGTATGAAGACAGTCCTCAATGGAAAGTATATTTTAATTGCTTAAATGGTATGTATGTTGACCATCCAATTAAAATAGATATAGCTGGAACTGTTGATAGTATTCAAGGAATAGATAAAGATTTACTTTATAAATCTTATAATACATTTTATCATCCTAGTAATATGGTTTTAATTATAGTTGGAGATTTATCTTTTGACAAAATAATGGAAGTAGTAAATAATACTGAAAAAGAAAATTCTATAGAGGGAGATAACAATATAGTTAGAATTTATCCAGATGAGCCTAAGTTTATTAGAGAAAAGTATATAGAAGAAAAACTAGTTACCTCTGCACCACTTTTTACAATAGGATTTAAAGATGATAATATAGGTGTAAAAGGTGAAGAACTAATAAAGAAAGAAATTTTAACTAATATTATGTTAGAAATGCTATTTGGAGAAAGCACAGAGTTTTATCAAAAATTATATGGGGATGGACTTATTGATGAAAGTTTTGGGTCTTACTACACCGGAAGCAAAAATTATGGTCATACAATGATGGCAGGTATGTCTAAAGATCCCGAAAAGGTCTTAGACTTATTACTAACATATATAAAGAAAAGAAAACAGAAAGGATTAACTGAAGATGCTTTCCAAAGAATAAAAAATAAAAATATAGGTTATTTTTTAATGGGATTAAATAGCACAGATTTTATTGCTAATAGTTTTATTCATTTTTATATGAAGGATTTTATGCTTCTAAATTATTTAGATACAATGAGTAAAATTGAGTACAATGAAATTATTAATAGATTTCAAAGCCATTTAACTAAAGATAATTATACATTATCGGTAATAAAGCCTATGGAATAA
- the lgt gene encoding prolipoprotein diacylglyceryl transferase, protein MDPVAFELFGVKVMWYGILISTGVLIGAVLAFREARRLKFDEEDLIDLLLYAIPLSILGARLYYVAFSWDYYKDNLIEIFHFRGGGLAIHGAVFTGILVAIIFARKRNLEFWTIGDITSPSLILGQAIGRWGNYINQEAYGTPTDLPWGIIINGQKVHPTFLYESIWDFIVFFYLIWFRKNKSKESGEILLLYIILYSIGRFFIEGLRTDSLMIGSLRIAQVVSLISIIIAIYIFQKRRKKA, encoded by the coding sequence ATGGATCCTGTAGCTTTTGAATTATTTGGTGTAAAAGTAATGTGGTATGGAATATTGATTTCTACAGGAGTATTAATAGGTGCAGTCTTAGCTTTTAGAGAGGCAAGAAGATTAAAGTTTGATGAAGAGGATTTAATAGACTTATTATTATATGCTATACCTTTATCTATATTAGGAGCTAGATTATATTATGTTGCATTTTCATGGGACTATTATAAAGATAATCTAATAGAAATATTCCACTTTAGGGGTGGGGGTTTAGCTATACATGGTGCTGTATTTACAGGGATTTTAGTAGCCATTATATTTGCCCGGAAAAGAAATTTAGAATTTTGGACTATAGGAGATATAACTTCTCCTAGTTTAATACTTGGTCAAGCTATAGGAAGATGGGGGAATTATATAAATCAAGAGGCTTATGGCACACCAACAGATTTACCTTGGGGTATAATTATTAATGGTCAAAAAGTCCATCCTACATTTTTATATGAATCAATATGGGACTTTATTGTATTTTTTTATTTGATATGGTTTAGAAAAAATAAAAGCAAAGAGTCTGGCGAGATTTTATTATTGTATATTATACTATATTCTATAGGTAGGTTCTTTATTGAAGGTTTGAGAACGGATAGTTTAATGATAGGTTCTTTAAGGATTGCTCAAGTAGTTAGTCTTATAAGTATAATAATAGCTATTTATATATTTCAAAAAAGAAGAAAAAAGGCTTAA
- the mraZ gene encoding division/cell wall cluster transcriptional repressor MraZ: MFIGEYQHTLDNKGRIIIPSKLREDLGDNFIITKGLDNCLFVYPNSEWKILEEKLKGLPMTNRDARAFVRFFFSGATECTLDKQGRVLLPSNLRKHSKLVKDAVIIGVSTRIEIWSKEEWNSYNDDDSLSYDNIAEKMAELGI, from the coding sequence ATGTTCATTGGAGAATATCAACACACATTAGACAATAAAGGCAGAATTATAATACCTTCTAAACTTAGGGAAGATTTAGGAGACAACTTTATTATTACTAAAGGATTAGATAATTGCCTTTTTGTATATCCGAATAGTGAATGGAAAATACTTGAGGAAAAGTTAAAAGGGTTGCCAATGACCAACAGGGATGCTAGAGCTTTTGTAAGGTTCTTTTTCTCCGGTGCTACAGAATGTACATTAGATAAACAAGGAAGGGTATTATTACCATCAAATTTGAGGAAACACTCAAAACTAGTTAAGGATGCTGTTATTATTGGTGTTTCTACTAGAATTGAAATATGGAGTAAAGAGGAATGGAATAGTTATAATGATGATGACAGTTTAAGTTACGATAATATTGCAGAGAAAATGGCAGAGTTAGGAATATAA
- the rsmH gene encoding 16S rRNA (cytosine(1402)-N(4))-methyltransferase RsmH, translated as MEYFHKSIMVEEVIEGLIIKEDGIYVDGTLGGGGHSFEIVKRLNEGRLIGIDQDMNAIKGAKERLKGYKDKITIVHDNYLNIEEILNKLNIEKVDGILLDLGVSSHQLDEGERGFSFHQDAPLDMRMNREEDFTAWNVVNEYDDKKLEKILWDYGEEKWASRIAKFIVEERKIKTIDTTMELVTVIKKAIPKGARNDGQHPARKTFQGIRVEVNKELEIIKEVLPKMARLLKRGGRICIIDFHSLEDRIVKNVFKELNKECICPPDFPICICDKKKEINIITKKPIIPRKEELENNPRSRSAKLRIAEKV; from the coding sequence TTGGAATATTTTCATAAATCAATTATGGTTGAAGAAGTAATAGAAGGTTTAATTATAAAAGAAGATGGGATTTATGTAGATGGTACTTTAGGTGGTGGTGGCCATTCTTTTGAAATAGTTAAAAGACTTAATGAAGGTAGATTAATTGGAATAGATCAAGATATGAATGCTATAAAAGGGGCAAAAGAAAGATTAAAAGGCTATAAGGATAAAATTACTATTGTACACGACAATTATTTAAATATAGAGGAAATACTTAATAAGCTAAATATAGAAAAAGTAGATGGTATATTGCTAGATTTAGGTGTATCTTCCCATCAGCTTGATGAAGGGGAAAGAGGTTTCTCATTTCATCAAGATGCACCCTTAGATATGAGAATGAATAGGGAAGAAGATTTTACTGCATGGAATGTGGTAAATGAATATGATGACAAAAAGCTTGAAAAGATTCTTTGGGATTATGGCGAGGAAAAATGGGCTAGTAGAATAGCTAAATTTATAGTAGAAGAAAGGAAGATAAAAACTATAGACACTACTATGGAATTAGTAACAGTTATAAAAAAGGCCATTCCTAAAGGGGCTAGAAATGATGGGCAACACCCGGCAAGAAAAACCTTCCAAGGAATAAGAGTAGAAGTGAATAAGGAGTTAGAAATAATAAAAGAAGTACTTCCTAAAATGGCAAGATTGTTAAAAAGGGGTGGAAGGATATGTATAATTGATTTTCATTCTTTAGAAGATAGAATAGTTAAAAATGTTTTTAAAGAATTAAATAAAGAATGCATATGTCCACCAGATTTTCCTATATGTATTTGTGATAAGAAAAAAGAAATAAATATAATTACAAAAAAACCAATTATACCAAGGAAAGAAGAATTAGAAAACAATCCTAGATCAAGAAGTGCAAAACTTAGAATTGCTGAAAAAGTTTAA